A window of Chloroflexota bacterium contains these coding sequences:
- a CDS encoding glycosyltransferase, translating to MFRRLVRQLNPVAYSSIPMTQPCVSIVIPTYNHDRFVCDAIDSALAQTYPEVEVVVVDDGSTDHTRDRVTQYAGRIIYIYQENKGLSEARNAGVRAAHGELFLFLDADDRIPASKLALQVPLFENRPELGLVYSGFQYVDESGIQVLGVVRPNKQGQVLRDLLRRTFFFPPGAAVVRRECLNQVGLFDPVCSSAADTDLWIRIARAGYAFGYVDEPLFQYRVVKDSMSRDHRKQARHELIRLEKFFSDTELPDDIKKLQPEAYSVLHYEFAAKHFSAGQIELAQGHLQQAIALCPALASDKEWLLEWIAGFALERYPDTAHQIIDSIFDNLPPEANTLRTLRRRAFGRYHVAAAFSEHQNRHLKNVRRHILPALLGDPGIIQNRGFISIAIKSLLA from the coding sequence ATGTTTCGCAGGCTCGTCCGTCAGCTTAACCCTGTTGCCTATAGTTCTATACCAATGACTCAGCCATGCGTTTCCATAGTCATCCCGACTTACAACCATGATCGCTTCGTATGTGATGCAATTGATAGCGCCCTGGCGCAAACCTACCCTGAGGTTGAAGTGGTCGTGGTTGATGACGGTTCTACCGACCACACACGAGATCGGGTAACTCAGTATGCAGGCCGGATTATTTACATCTATCAAGAAAATAAAGGCTTGTCGGAGGCGCGAAACGCGGGCGTCAGAGCCGCACACGGCGAACTCTTTCTTTTTTTGGACGCCGACGACCGAATCCCAGCTAGCAAGCTGGCGTTACAGGTGCCTCTTTTCGAGAATAGACCTGAGTTGGGCTTGGTCTATTCAGGCTTTCAGTATGTTGATGAATCCGGCATCCAGGTTTTAGGCGTCGTCAGGCCCAACAAACAAGGGCAAGTGCTTCGGGATTTGTTGCGCCGTACTTTCTTCTTTCCTCCGGGCGCGGCAGTTGTGCGTCGAGAGTGTCTGAACCAAGTGGGATTGTTTGATCCGGTATGTTCGTCGGCGGCGGACACAGACTTGTGGATACGGATTGCGAGAGCCGGATATGCTTTTGGGTATGTTGACGAGCCTTTGTTCCAATATCGCGTCGTTAAAGACAGCATGTCGCGCGATCATCGCAAACAGGCCCGGCATGAATTAATTCGACTCGAAAAGTTCTTCTCCGACACAGAGTTGCCTGATGATATCAAAAAACTTCAGCCGGAAGCCTATAGCGTTTTGCATTACGAGTTTGCCGCCAAGCATTTCTCTGCCGGTCAAATTGAACTCGCCCAGGGACACCTTCAACAAGCGATCGCCCTCTGCCCGGCCCTGGCTTCAGATAAGGAATGGTTGCTGGAGTGGATAGCGGGCTTTGCTCTGGAACGTTACCCTGATACTGCTCACCAGATAATTGATTCGATCTTTGATAACCTGCCGCCCGAAGCAAACACCTTGCGAACTTTGCGCCGCCGGGCGTTTGGCCGCTACCACGTGGCCGCCGCCTTTTCTGAGCACCAAAACCGTCATCTGAAAAACGTCCGCAGGCATATCCTCCCGGCCCTGTTGGGCGACCCTGGAATCATTCAGAATCGTGGTTTCATCAGCATCGCCATTAAGTCGCTACTCGCCTGA
- a CDS encoding glycosyltransferase: MRIGRRPPKVSVIIPTYNLASLLPLTINSVLEQTYPDLETIVVDDGSTDNTPEVMERYSGRVIYIRQPNQGVAAARNTGIRAASGDCLMFMDHDDLLLPHKVQRQVDVMQARPDISFVHCRYYHIDEKGAPFEKVGLLPEGDVLAQLIIGDFVWVGGPLIRRECLERVGLFDEENPWSADWDMWLRIARTGYAFACVQEPLGSYRILSSSMTGNVLKLEQGAIRVLDKAFADPALPADIVARKSLAYGHTRFWLSCRYYAAGAWEDAGRNFSQALALHPQFLSRMNEMAQMLADDALSLRVTEPLGFLEGVFAHLPPEHEAFRRRQSMIFEKTYLGLALRNYALGNVDEGKRFLAAALKQNPALRENPEDFGSSLYYHAMRLPSNSPHQFVDRVLQNLPDGAQRLAAVRQHVIGDVSIGNAFQDYFSGLRLSVVRQVLTGIRCRPSWLKNRGVWSIFLKSLTGWPTTGHVSQARPSA, from the coding sequence ATGAGAATCGGACGCCGACCGCCCAAAGTTTCGGTAATCATTCCAACCTATAACCTGGCAAGTTTGTTGCCTCTGACTATCAACAGTGTTTTGGAACAAACTTACCCCGACCTGGAAACCATTGTCGTGGACGACGGCTCAACCGACAACACGCCCGAGGTGATGGAGCGTTACTCCGGGCGAGTGATCTATATTCGGCAACCCAACCAGGGGGTGGCGGCGGCCCGCAACACCGGCATTCGCGCCGCCAGCGGAGATTGCCTGATGTTCATGGATCACGATGATTTGTTGTTGCCTCACAAAGTTCAACGCCAGGTGGACGTGATGCAGGCCCGGCCCGACATCAGCTTCGTCCATTGTCGCTACTATCACATAGATGAGAAAGGCGCGCCGTTTGAAAAAGTCGGCCTCCTGCCTGAGGGGGACGTTTTAGCCCAGTTGATCATCGGTGATTTTGTCTGGGTGGGCGGCCCTCTGATTCGCCGGGAGTGTCTTGAGCGCGTCGGGTTGTTTGATGAAGAGAATCCCTGGAGCGCTGACTGGGACATGTGGCTTCGGATTGCGCGAACCGGCTACGCCTTCGCCTGTGTACAGGAGCCGCTCGGGTCTTACCGGATCTTATCAAGCAGTATGACTGGCAACGTGCTCAAGCTGGAACAGGGGGCCATTCGAGTCCTGGACAAGGCCTTTGCCGACCCGGCGTTGCCCGCCGACATTGTGGCTCGGAAATCTCTTGCTTACGGGCACACCCGCTTCTGGCTGAGTTGCCGTTACTACGCGGCTGGCGCCTGGGAGGACGCCGGGCGGAACTTTAGCCAGGCGCTGGCGCTCCACCCCCAATTTTTGTCGCGCATGAATGAGATGGCGCAAATGCTGGCCGATGATGCTTTGAGCCTGCGGGTGACGGAGCCGCTCGGATTTTTAGAAGGCGTTTTTGCTCATCTACCGCCCGAACACGAGGCGTTCCGGCGGCGTCAATCAATGATCTTTGAGAAAACCTACTTAGGTCTCGCGCTTCGCAATTACGCCCTGGGCAACGTTGATGAGGGGAAACGCTTTCTAGCCGCCGCCCTAAAACAGAATCCGGCGCTGCGGGAAAACCCCGAGGACTTTGGCTCGTCGCTTTATTATCACGCCATGCGCCTGCCGTCCAACTCACCTCATCAATTCGTGGACAGAGTTCTCCAGAACTTGCCCGATGGCGCGCAACGGCTGGCGGCAGTTCGGCAACACGTGATCGGTGATGTGAGCATCGGGAACGCGTTTCAAGATTACTTTTCCGGGCTTCGTCTTTCCGTCGTGAGACAAGTTTTAACCGGGATCAGATGCCGACCGTCATGGCTAAAGAACCGGGGCGTCTGGTCAATCTTTTTGAAGTCGTTGACGGGGTGGCCGACAACAGGGCATGTTTCGCAGGCTCGTCCGTCAGCTTAA